The following proteins are co-located in the Malus sylvestris chromosome 13, drMalSylv7.2, whole genome shotgun sequence genome:
- the LOC126595144 gene encoding U3 small nucleolar RNA-associated protein 21 homolog, whose amino-acid sequence MGIFEPFRAIGYTTSSVPFSVQRLGTETFVTVSVGKAFQIYNCAKLSLVLVGPQLPKKIRALASYRDYTFAAYGNEIAIFKRAHQVATWSSHSAKVNSLLLFGEHILSVDVEGNLFIWAFKGIEENLTPIGHVMLDNNFSPSCIMHPDTYLNKIIIGSQEGSLQLWNISTKKKLYEFKGWNSSICSCVSSPALDVVAVGCADGNIHVHNIRYDEELVTFSHSARGAVTALSFSTDGQPLLASGGSSGIISIWNLEKRRLQSVIRDAHEGSILSLHFLVNETVLMSSSSDNSIKMWIFDTTDGDPRLLRFRSGHSAPPRCIRFYANGRHILSAGQDRAFRLFSVMQDQQSRELSQRHISKRAKKLKMKEEEIKLKPVISFDCAEIREQDWCNVVTCHMDTAEAYVWRLQNFVLGEHILKPRPENPTPVKACAISACGNFAVLGTADGWVERFNLQSGISRGSYLDTSERRSFAHDGEVVGIACDSTNTLMISAGYHGDIKVWNFKGRDVKSRWEVGCSVVKIVYNRLNGLLAVVADDLIIRLFDVVASRMVRKFEGHTDRVTDMCFSEDGKWLLSSSMDGSLRVWDVILARQIDALHVDVSITALSLSPNMDVLATAHVDQNGVYLWVNQSMFCGASKVDSYASGKEVRSVKLPSISSTKGSQDDDSDEPIVDHPQSKDAPAFTTLDLQIPDLVTLSLLPKSQWQSLINLDTIKERNKPIEPPKKPERAPFFLPSIPSFSGEILFKPTGSENEEAKGDNVEDTRIKSGLGPSQFLQHLQSSAEMKNFSAFTDYIKSLSPSTLDMELQMLQIVDDEEEEHESRPELLSIELLLDYFIHETSCRNNFDFVQAVIKVFLKIHGETIRCQSRLQDKAREFLDIQCKTWQRVEKLFQSTSCVVAFLSNSRF is encoded by the exons ATGGGAATATTCGAGCCGTTCAGAGCAATCGGCTACACAACCAGCTCCGTGCCCTTCTCTGTTCAGCGCCTCGGCACCGAAACCTTCGTCACTGTCTCCGTTGGCAAGGCCTTCCAAATTTACAAC TGTGCAAAGCTCAGTCTCGTCCTCGTTG GTCCACAATTGCCAAAGAAGATTCGAGCTCTTGCTTCCTACCGTGATTATACATTTGCTGCATATGGGAATGAGATAGCCATTTTTAAGCGAGCTCATCAG GTAGCAACATGGAGTAGCCATAGTGCCAAGGTCAATTCTTTGCTATTGTTTGGAGAGCATATCCTAAGTGTTGATGTTGAAGGTAATCTGTTTATATGGGCATTCAAGGGAATTGAGGAGAACCTTACTCCGATCGGACATGTTATGTTAGACAACAACTTTAGTCCTAGCTGTATAATGCATCCGGATACCTACCTAAATAAG ATTATTATTGGGAGTCAGGAAGGTTCTCTTCAACTTTGGAACATCAGTACAAAGAAAAAACTCTATGAGTTCAAGGGATGGAATTCTTCAATCTGCAGTTGTGTTTCATCTCCTGCACTAGATGTTGTTGCAGTTGGTTGTGCTGATGGAAATATTCATGTTCACAACATTCGTTACGATGAAGAGCTAGTCACATTTTCTCATTCGGCACGAGGTGCTGTGACTGCCTTATCTTTCAGCACAG ATGGGCAGCCTCTTCTAGCATCTGGAGGTTCTTCTGGTATCATAAGCATATGGAATCTTGAAAAAAGAAGGCTTCAATCAGTAATAAGAGATGCCCATGAGGGTTCCATACTATCACTTCACTTTCTTGTGAACGAAACCGTGCTAATGAGTTCATCATCTGACAATTCTATCAAG ATGTGGATTTTTGACACAACTGATGGAGATCCTCGACTTTTACGATTCAGAAGTGGTCATAGTGCTCCTCCACGATGCATAAG gttttatgCGAATGGGAGACACATTCTATCGGCTGGTCAGGACCGTGCATTTCGCCTTTTCTCTGTAATGCAG GATCAGCAAAGTAGAGAGCTTTCTCAGCGTCACATATCCAAACGAGCAAAGAAACTGAAGATGAAG GAAGAAGAGATAAAACTGAAGCCTGTCATCTCTTTTGACTGCG CTGAAATAAGAGAGCAAGATTGGTGCAATGTGGTTACATGCCATATGGATACTGCAGAGGCATATGTATGGAGACTTCAAAACTTTGTTCTTGGTGAGCATATTCTGAAGCCAAGACCAGAAAACCCCACACCAGTGAAG GCTTGTGCCATCAGTGCATGTGGCAATTTTGCTGTACTAGGGACAGCAGATGGTTGGGTTGAGCGGTTCAACCTCCAATCAGGAATCAGTCGAGGTAGTTACTTGGACACGTCAGAAAGAAGAAGCTTTGCCCATGATGGGGAAGTGGTTGGAATTGCTTGTGATTCAACAAATACTCTAATGATAAGTGCAGGATATCATGGAGACATAAAG GTTTGGAATTTCAAGGGGCGTGATGTAAAATCTAGATGGGAAGTTGGGTGCTCTGTTGTCAAGATTGTATACAATCGTTTGAATG GTCTTTTGGCTGTTGTGGCTGATGACTTAATCATCCGTTTGTTTGATGTTGTGGCATCAAGAATGGTTCGTAAATTTGAAGGCCATACAGATCGTGTTACAGACATGTGTTTTAGTGAGGATGGGAAATGGCTTTTGTCATCAAGTATGGATGGAAGTCTTCGAGTCTGGGATGTTATTTTAGCAAGACAAATAGATGCGTTGCATGTTGACGTGTCTATAACAGCATTGTCTCTGTCACCGAATATGGATGTTCTAGCGACTGCTCATGTTGACCAAAATGGGGTCTATCTTTG GGTAAATCAATCGATGTTTTGTGGAGCTTCAAAAGTTGATTCTTATGCAAGTGGAAAGGAAGTTAGGAGTGTTAAGTTGCCATCTATCTCTTCAACAAAAGGTTCTCAAGACGACGACTCTGACGAGCCTATTGTGGACCATCCGCAGTCTAAGGATGCTCCTGCTTTTACAACTCTTGACCTGCAAATTCCGGATCTTGTTACTCTCTCGTTATTGCCTAAAAGCCAGTGGCAAAGCTTAATCAATTTAGACACTATAAAG GAACGAAATAAACCAATTGAACCGCCAAAAAAACCTGAAAGGGCTCCTTTCTTTTTGCCTTCAATTCCCTCCTTTTCAGGAGAAATATTATTTAAGCCCACTGGATCAGAAAATGAGGAGGCCAAAGGTGATAACGTAGAAGACACTAGAATAAAATCTGGTCTGGGACCATCACAATTCTTGCAACATCTTCAGTCGTCAGCAGAAATGAagaatt TTTCAGCATTTACTGACTATATCAAAAGTTTGTCTCCATCGACTCTGGATATGGAACTCCAAATGCTTCAGATTGTTGATGATGAGGAGGAAGAACATGAAAGCCGGCCAGAGTTGCTTTCAATCGAACTGCTTCTTGATTATTTTATACATGAGACTTCATGTAGAAACAATTTTGACTTTGTACAAGCTGTAATCAAGGTGTTTCTCAAG ATCCATGGCGAAACAATTCGGTGCCAATCAAGACTGCAGGACAAGGCCCGGGAGTTCCTAGATATTCAATGCAAAACATGGCAAAGAGTAGAAAAACTGTTTCAAAGTACAAGTTGTGTGGTCGCTTTTCTTAGCAATTCACGGTTTTGA
- the LOC126595362 gene encoding 26S proteasome regulatory subunit RPN13-like produces the protein MREIFLEFRAGKMVSEGKKVAPNTCKGLVRIARGDEGLVHFQWLDRSLNVVEDDQIIFPDEAVFEKWLTEPSPFIYLLEISTTNVPLESAFVFAGVKRFLFTLQQDSSHLLGHSFLTCKQIFKLNKRWLCRPSLYSGNEPSIFWSQTMDNYSLHAVHYSFMIYVMSSKAGILQEPNLGGEVTSNVTSSSGPVKFTDLQRILSNIEPADRAVDPDEGVSLEDILKPELIVPLIETLPLEQGLGSYLPEGRWSPEDILELLQSPPFRQQMDSFAYVLRTGHTDLTQFGIDPSKYRFTVLSLL, from the exons ATGCGg GAAATTTTTCTAGAGTTTCGTGCTGGTAAAATGGTTTCTGAGGGGAAAAAGGTTGCTCCTAATACTTGTAAAGGACTTGTTCGCATAGCAAG GGGTGATGAGGGATTGGTGCATTTTCAGTGGCTTGATCGTAGTCTAAATGTTGTGGAAGAT GATCAGATTATATTTCCTGACGAGGCAGTTTTTGAAAAATGGTTGACAGAACCAAGTCCATTCATTTATTTGCTGGAAAT ATCCACTACCAATGTACCGCTTGAAAGTGCCTTTGTTTTTGCTGGTGTAAAGCGCTTCCTCTTCACCCTTCAGCAAGACTCCTCCCATTTGCTTGGCCATAGCTTCTTGACCTGcaagcaaattttcaaactcaacaaGCGATGGTTGTGTCGGCCATCCCTGTATAGCGGCAATGAACCCTCGATATTCTGGTCTCAAACCATGGATAATTATTCTCTTCATGCTG TACATTACTCTTTTATGATTTATGTTATGTCTTCAAAAGCTGGAATCTTGCAGGAACCAAACTTGGGTGGGGAAGTAACTAGCAATGTAACTTCTTCATCTGGCCCAGTGAAATTCACAGATCTTCAAAGAATCTTAAGTAATATTGAGCCAGCAG ATAGGGCTGTGGATCCAGATGAAG GCGTGAGTTTGGAGGATATATTGAAACCAGAGTTGATTGTGCCATTGATTGAGACATTGCCACTGGAACAAGGCTTAGGTTCTTACTTACCTGAG GGTCGGTGGTCGCCTGAGGATATACTGGAGTTGCTGCAGAGCCCACCTTTTCGCCAACAAATGGATTCATTTGCTTAT GTACTTCGAACAGGACATACAGATTTGACTCAGTTTGGTATTGACCCAAGTAAAT ACAGGTTCACTgtattgtctttgctttag